The Aurantiacibacter arachoides genome window below encodes:
- a CDS encoding MarR family winged helix-turn-helix transcriptional regulator, whose protein sequence is MQPTHTLARFLPYQLSLASNAVSGRIAMEYRQRWGLSIPEWRVMAILGDAGAQTQRDLTRRTLMDKVAVNRACKVLEERGLAARTPNEQDGRSHLLKLTAEGQGMHSEILPLALEMERQLFEGFSAEELDLFRALLERARHQADGLSEEDLSGGGYGIK, encoded by the coding sequence ATGCAACCGACCCATACCCTAGCGCGCTTTTTGCCCTACCAGCTTTCGCTGGCGTCCAATGCGGTCAGCGGGCGGATCGCGATGGAATATCGCCAGCGTTGGGGCCTCAGCATCCCGGAATGGCGCGTGATGGCCATCCTCGGCGATGCCGGTGCGCAGACTCAGCGCGACCTGACGCGCCGCACACTGATGGACAAGGTTGCGGTCAATCGCGCCTGCAAGGTGCTGGAAGAGCGCGGCCTTGCCGCGCGCACCCCCAACGAACAGGATGGCCGCTCCCATCTCCTCAAGCTCACCGCAGAGGGGCAGGGCATGCATTCGGAAATCCTGCCGCTGGCGCTGGAAATGGAGCGGCAGCTGTTCGAAGGGTTTTCGGCGGAAGAGCTCGACCTGTTTCGCGCGCTGCTGGAACGCGCGCGCCATCAGGCGGATGGCTTGTCCGAAGAAGACCTGTCAGGCGGCGGGTACGGCATCAAATAG
- the cpaB gene encoding Flp pilus assembly protein CpaB: protein MDKKKLILLVGALIIAIGTALAARSMFAGAAAPQAEAAQAEPQGPKVLVAKRGLPVGTIITADAVAYQLWPQELVQDAYFIDGEADMEQLLGTVVRNPITAGEPVTQGSLVSPGDRGFLAAALGPGMRAVTVPVSARTGVGGFVFPGDRVDMVLTSTLAAEDGGEDLRTSETILTNLRVLATDQSTETTTTEEGRTVVRAFRTVTMEVTPRIAEKISVAQTIGTISLVLRSIADNQTELERAIASNAVDLPDNASAEEEEALLRRVVSRPQDGATTFTTGGDVSRFQRSSVPRPAPPAAAAAQQYQPQYQPQGAPQPAYAGPAAPAAPSGPTVRVTRGQATTVEAVDRGAGALLDRQAGAVRRGGSAAAGTVGMGM from the coding sequence ATGGACAAGAAGAAGCTCATCCTGCTGGTAGGGGCGCTGATCATCGCGATCGGCACAGCGCTCGCTGCCCGGAGCATGTTCGCCGGAGCCGCCGCTCCCCAGGCCGAAGCCGCCCAGGCCGAGCCGCAGGGACCCAAGGTCCTGGTGGCCAAGCGCGGCCTGCCGGTCGGCACCATCATCACCGCCGATGCGGTGGCCTACCAGCTGTGGCCGCAGGAACTGGTGCAGGATGCCTACTTCATCGACGGCGAGGCCGACATGGAGCAGCTGCTCGGCACCGTGGTGCGCAACCCGATCACCGCCGGTGAGCCGGTTACCCAGGGTTCGCTCGTCTCGCCCGGCGATCGCGGCTTCCTGGCCGCGGCGCTCGGCCCGGGCATGCGCGCCGTGACCGTGCCGGTATCCGCCCGGACGGGTGTGGGCGGCTTCGTGTTCCCCGGCGACCGGGTCGACATGGTGCTGACCTCCACGCTGGCCGCCGAAGACGGTGGCGAGGACCTGCGCACGTCCGAGACCATCCTCACCAACCTGCGCGTCCTGGCGACCGACCAGTCGACGGAGACCACCACCACCGAGGAGGGCCGCACCGTGGTCCGCGCCTTCCGCACGGTGACGATGGAAGTCACCCCGCGCATCGCCGAGAAGATCTCGGTGGCGCAGACCATCGGCACCATCAGCCTGGTGCTGCGATCCATCGCCGACAACCAGACCGAGCTGGAGCGGGCCATCGCTTCCAACGCCGTCGACCTGCCCGACAACGCGTCGGCGGAGGAAGAGGAAGCGCTGCTGCGCCGGGTCGTTTCCCGCCCGCAGGATGGTGCCACCACCTTTACCACCGGCGGCGACGTGTCGCGTTTCCAGCGCAGCTCGGTGCCGCGCCCCGCCCCGCCCGCTGCAGCCGCCGCACAGCAGTACCAGCCGCAGTACCAGCCGCAGGGCGCGCCGCAGCCGGCCTACGCCGGTCCGGCAGCCCCCGCCGCGCCTTCCGGCCCCACGGTCCGGGTGACCCGCGGACAGGCCACCACCGTAGAGGCGGTCGATCGCGGAGCCGGTGCGCTTCTCGACCGGCAGGCCGGCGCGGTTCGCCGTGGTGGCAGCGCCGCGGCCGGCACCGTCGGCATGGGGATGTGA
- a CDS encoding alpha/beta hydrolase, producing MTGAGFDRRAIPAAAHESKWLAADGHAIRRIDWPEPPAGVAKRGSLLFMAGRGDAYEKYLDTLEHWRLQGWRVSAADWRGQGGSGRLGTDDTTGHIGDFALWIADLAAFWSHWAQGREGPLVLVGHSMGGHLAMRAAIEKVLMPRPDALVLSAPMFDTFPEGLPLPLKRGLSRLMTKLGDPRRPAWKISERPGAGAGMRQTLLTHDDARYADEMWWREARPELKLGPGSWGWVASAAQSSSAMFRRGALEAVDLPVFIVATDRDRLVSPAAIRAALARLPDADALIFGQEARHEVLREIDPVRTRALSAIDGFLENRLSR from the coding sequence ATGACCGGGGCCGGATTTGACCGTCGCGCCATTCCGGCCGCCGCCCACGAGAGTAAATGGCTGGCCGCGGACGGCCACGCAATTCGCCGTATCGACTGGCCCGAACCGCCCGCCGGGGTGGCCAAGCGCGGTTCGCTGCTGTTCATGGCCGGGCGCGGCGATGCCTACGAAAAGTATCTCGACACGCTCGAGCACTGGCGCCTGCAGGGCTGGCGGGTCAGCGCGGCGGACTGGCGCGGGCAGGGCGGATCGGGCCGCCTGGGCACAGACGACACCACCGGCCATATCGGCGATTTCGCGCTGTGGATCGCCGACCTTGCGGCGTTCTGGTCCCACTGGGCGCAAGGGCGCGAGGGGCCGCTCGTCCTTGTCGGGCACTCGATGGGCGGGCACCTGGCGATGCGCGCGGCCATCGAAAAGGTGCTGATGCCACGGCCTGACGCCTTGGTGCTGTCGGCGCCGATGTTCGACACCTTTCCCGAAGGCCTGCCCCTGCCGCTAAAGCGAGGGTTGTCGCGGCTGATGACGAAGCTGGGCGATCCGCGGCGTCCGGCGTGGAAGATATCCGAACGGCCCGGCGCTGGCGCGGGGATGCGCCAGACGCTGCTGACGCACGACGACGCACGTTACGCTGACGAGATGTGGTGGCGCGAGGCGCGACCCGAGCTCAAGCTGGGCCCCGGCAGCTGGGGCTGGGTCGCCAGCGCCGCGCAGAGCAGCAGCGCGATGTTCCGGCGCGGCGCGCTGGAAGCGGTCGACCTGCCCGTGTTCATCGTCGCCACCGACCGCGACCGGCTGGTCAGCCCCGCCGCGATCCGCGCTGCACTGGCGCGCCTGCCCGATGCCGATGCGCTGATCTTCGGCCAGGAAGCGCGGCACGAGGTGCTGCGCGAGATCGATCCGGTACGCACCCGCGCGCTCTCCGCGATCGACGGTTTTCTCGAGAACCGGCTTAGCCGATGA
- a CDS encoding pilus assembly protein CpaE — MSAQWKPGPLGNREPFSAFICDDNALDVLRPVVIEMGWQPEKCNKGGLRNAVQSLSISASPAILMVDLSESGDPLNDINGLAEVCEPGTVVIAVGQVNDVRLYRDLLASGIHDYLLKPLSASQLRDALTNAQAVFANPRGGSEADNEHQHISTAVVGTRGGVGASTLATSLAWLFSIEHERSTALLDLDVHFGTGALSLDLEPGRGLTDAIENPSRIDGLFIERAMIRANDNLAIMSAEAPINSPLMTDGTAFVQLEEEFRQAFDMTVIDLPRNMLINFPHLLTEVNVVTLVTELTLASARDTIRILSWLKANAPGAHPMIVCNKMQAGAAEISKADFEASIERKINFQIAMDQKAAANAAKLGQTFFEANKGSKTVAPIREIGRTIVGVSDDGGASLIESGKKGSALGRFDLKGLLSGGSKKAAAVPAPQPAE; from the coding sequence ATGAGTGCACAGTGGAAACCCGGACCGCTCGGCAATCGCGAGCCGTTCTCCGCCTTCATCTGCGACGACAACGCGCTCGACGTGCTGCGTCCGGTGGTGATCGAAATGGGCTGGCAGCCCGAAAAATGCAACAAGGGCGGACTGCGCAATGCCGTCCAGTCCCTGTCGATTTCGGCCAGCCCGGCGATCCTGATGGTCGACCTGTCGGAGAGCGGCGATCCGCTCAACGACATCAACGGGCTGGCGGAAGTCTGCGAGCCCGGCACGGTGGTGATCGCGGTCGGCCAGGTCAACGACGTGCGCCTCTATCGCGACCTGCTCGCGAGCGGCATCCACGATTACCTGCTGAAGCCGCTTTCGGCCAGCCAGCTGCGCGATGCGCTGACCAACGCGCAGGCGGTGTTCGCCAATCCGCGCGGCGGCAGCGAAGCGGATAACGAGCACCAGCACATCTCCACCGCCGTGGTCGGCACCCGCGGCGGCGTGGGCGCATCCACGCTTGCCACTTCGCTGGCGTGGCTGTTCTCGATCGAGCATGAGCGTTCAACCGCGCTGCTCGACCTCGACGTGCATTTCGGCACCGGCGCGCTCAGCCTCGATCTCGAACCGGGTCGCGGCCTGACCGACGCCATCGAGAACCCCAGCCGCATCGACGGCCTGTTCATCGAACGCGCCATGATCCGGGCGAACGACAACCTGGCGATCATGTCGGCCGAAGCGCCGATCAACTCCCCGCTGATGACCGACGGCACCGCCTTCGTGCAGCTGGAGGAGGAATTTCGCCAGGCGTTCGACATGACGGTGATCGACCTGCCGCGCAACATGCTGATCAACTTCCCGCATCTGCTGACCGAAGTGAACGTGGTGACGCTGGTCACCGAGCTCACCCTCGCCTCGGCGCGCGATACGATCCGCATCCTCTCGTGGCTCAAGGCCAATGCCCCCGGCGCGCATCCGATGATCGTGTGCAACAAGATGCAGGCGGGCGCGGCCGAGATCAGCAAGGCCGACTTCGAGGCCTCCATCGAGCGCAAGATCAACTTCCAGATCGCGATGGATCAGAAGGCTGCAGCCAATGCGGCCAAGCTGGGCCAGACGTTCTTCGAGGCCAACAAGGGCTCCAAGACGGTCGCCCCCATCCGCGAGATCGGCCGCACCATCGTGGGCGTCAGCGACGATGGCGGCGCCAGCCTGATCGAAAGCGGCAAGAAGGGCTCTGCGCTCGGCCGGTTCGATCTGAAGGGGCTGCTCAGCGGCGGATCGAAAAAGGCGGCGGCCGTGCCGGCCCCCCAGCCAGCGGAATGA
- a CDS encoding type II secretion system F family protein produces the protein MTFIQLLLVAGGLMGLMILGYMLMTGKSPAKEGQRRLQSVRYRHSESTTDRVESQLKKAIAARKPKQFRAAGSGSRLEALEVRLNRSGKKWTLSQYLYASVGLAIAVTALLYLKTGAAMLSLGIGVLVGAGLPHKVVSVFIKRRVNQFNTKFPDAIDLLVRGLRSGLPVGETLGVVGHEVPGPVGQEFRAVVERIKIGRTMEESLQETADRLGTAEFQFFVITLAIQRETGGNLAETLSNLSDVLRKRAQMKLKIRAMSSESKASAYIVGALPFIVFGMIYWINPSYIGGFFTDDRLIVTGLGGLVWMSIGGFIMAKMVSFEI, from the coding sequence ATGACATTCATCCAGCTCCTGCTCGTGGCCGGTGGCCTGATGGGATTGATGATCCTGGGCTACATGCTGATGACCGGCAAAAGCCCGGCCAAGGAAGGCCAGCGCCGGTTGCAATCCGTGCGCTACAGGCATTCCGAAAGCACCACCGACCGGGTCGAGAGCCAGCTCAAGAAAGCGATCGCCGCGCGCAAGCCAAAGCAGTTCCGGGCGGCGGGTTCGGGCTCGCGGCTCGAGGCGCTGGAAGTCCGCCTCAATCGCTCCGGCAAGAAGTGGACACTGTCGCAGTATCTCTACGCATCCGTCGGCCTGGCCATCGCGGTGACCGCGCTGCTATACCTCAAGACCGGCGCCGCGATGCTGTCGCTGGGCATCGGCGTGCTAGTGGGCGCGGGTTTGCCGCACAAAGTGGTGAGCGTGTTCATCAAACGCCGCGTCAACCAGTTCAATACCAAGTTTCCCGACGCCATCGATCTGCTGGTGCGTGGCCTGCGTTCGGGCCTTCCGGTCGGCGAAACACTCGGCGTGGTCGGTCACGAGGTGCCCGGCCCGGTGGGCCAGGAATTCCGCGCCGTCGTGGAACGTATCAAGATCGGCCGCACGATGGAGGAGTCGCTGCAGGAAACGGCAGACCGGCTCGGCACCGCCGAATTCCAGTTCTTCGTCATCACGCTGGCGATCCAGCGCGAGACGGGCGGCAACCTGGCCGAGACGCTGTCCAACCTGTCCGACGTGCTGCGCAAGCGCGCGCAGATGAAACTGAAGATCAGGGCGATGAGCTCTGAATCCAAGGCCTCTGCCTACATCGTGGGCGCGTTGCCCTTTATCGTGTTCGGCATGATCTACTGGATCAACCCCAGCTACATCGGCGGCTTCTTCACGGACGATCGGCTGATCGTGACGGGCCTGGGTGGCTTGGTGTGGATGAGCATCGGCGGCTTCATCATGGCCAAGATGGTCAGCTTCGAAATCTGA
- a CDS encoding prepilin peptidase, with product MLDDPIRYGLLAALAIALLVAAFTDLKSRRIANWLNGAIALGAPLFWWASDLSLLPDVAMQVGVAVATFAVLSVLFALRAMGGGDVKLLTALALWIQPALFLKLVIMMALLGGVLTLVFAAWHVMRRQKDKLAIPYGVAIAMAGLWVIVSFYFPASATAAAVTVAAR from the coding sequence ATGCTGGACGATCCGATCAGATACGGTCTGCTTGCCGCGCTTGCAATCGCGCTGCTGGTGGCTGCCTTTACCGACCTCAAAAGCCGTCGGATCGCCAACTGGCTGAACGGCGCGATCGCGCTCGGCGCGCCGCTGTTCTGGTGGGCGAGCGACCTGTCGCTGTTGCCCGACGTGGCCATGCAGGTGGGCGTCGCCGTAGCCACCTTTGCCGTCCTGTCGGTGCTGTTCGCCCTTCGCGCCATGGGCGGCGGGGACGTGAAACTGCTTACTGCGCTCGCCCTGTGGATCCAGCCTGCGCTGTTCCTCAAGCTCGTCATCATGATGGCCCTGCTCGGCGGCGTGCTCACCCTCGTCTTTGCAGCCTGGCACGTCATGCGCCGGCAGAAGGACAAGCTGGCCATCCCCTACGGCGTGGCGATCGCCATGGCGGGCCTGTGGGTCATCGTCAGCTTCTATTTCCCCGCTTCTGCCACGGCGGCTGCGGTCACCGTCGCCGCACGGTGA
- a CDS encoding type II secretion system F family protein, giving the protein MDMLLLIAPSTGPKLLGVDIILVGSILAGVAAMAMVFAIYAAVTVKDPMAKRVKALNARRAELKTGMITSSGKKRQSLVRKTDTTEKMKGTLQGMKVLQESQVKDVQQKLAQAGIRNKEMAIVIIFARMVLPVVLGLAGVVLFYWTDMFPNWSSTKRFMGFAGLVIAGYKGPEVFVKNIASKRTKAIQKGLPDALDLLVICAEAGLTVDAAFNRVARELGRAYPELGDEFALTAIELAFLTERRQAFENLAYRVDLDAVRGVVTTMIQTERYGTPLASALRVLSAEFRNERMMRAEEKAARLPAIMTVPLILFILPVLFIVILGPAACSIGDAFSGDGPGSNGG; this is encoded by the coding sequence ATGGACATGTTGCTGCTTATCGCTCCCTCCACTGGCCCCAAGCTGCTGGGCGTCGATATCATCCTGGTCGGGTCAATCCTTGCCGGCGTGGCCGCGATGGCGATGGTCTTCGCCATTTATGCTGCCGTGACGGTGAAAGATCCGATGGCCAAGCGCGTCAAGGCGCTCAACGCCCGGCGCGCCGAGCTCAAGACCGGCATGATCACCAGTTCCGGCAAAAAGCGCCAGAGCCTGGTGCGGAAGACCGACACGACCGAAAAGATGAAGGGCACGCTGCAGGGAATGAAGGTCCTGCAGGAAAGCCAGGTCAAGGACGTGCAGCAAAAACTGGCGCAGGCCGGTATCCGCAACAAGGAGATGGCGATCGTCATCATCTTTGCGCGCATGGTCCTGCCGGTAGTGTTGGGACTTGCCGGGGTCGTGCTGTTTTACTGGACCGACATGTTCCCCAATTGGAGCAGCACCAAGCGCTTCATGGGTTTCGCGGGTCTGGTCATCGCGGGCTACAAGGGCCCGGAAGTTTTCGTGAAGAACATCGCCAGCAAGCGCACCAAGGCAATCCAGAAGGGCCTGCCGGACGCGCTCGACCTGCTGGTGATCTGCGCCGAGGCCGGCCTGACGGTGGACGCCGCCTTTAACCGCGTCGCCCGCGAACTTGGCCGCGCCTATCCCGAACTGGGTGACGAATTCGCCCTGACCGCCATCGAACTGGCGTTTTTGACCGAGCGTCGCCAGGCATTCGAAAACCTCGCCTACCGCGTTGATCTGGATGCAGTGCGCGGCGTGGTCACGACGATGATCCAGACCGAGCGTTACGGCACCCCGCTGGCGAGCGCGCTGCGCGTGCTTTCCGCCGAATTCCGTAACGAGCGCATGATGCGTGCCGAGGAAAAAGCCGCGCGTCTGCCCGCCATCATGACCGTGCCGTTGATCCTGTTCATCCTGCCGGTACTGTTCATCGTCATCCTCGGGCCGGCGGCTTGCTCGATCGGCGATGCGTTCTCCGGCGACGGCCCGGGCAGCAACGGCGGCTAG
- a CDS encoding CpaD family pilus assembly protein, which yields MTYSTKRAAASALAISLGMALSACGTMTAGENNMTLYSQNQPVVERSNFALDLATSGAGLSVPEQARLADWFETLDLGYGDRVAVDDPVGSPATRNAVAAVASRFGILLADTAPVTEGYVNPGNVRVVVTRSMAHVPGCPIWDDEYGFERGNQTSSGYGCAVNTNIAAMVANPEDLLEGQHGTGETVIMTSNRAINAYRNAAPTGGGGTTLPEVSSEGN from the coding sequence ATGACCTACAGCACCAAACGCGCTGCCGCCTCGGCCCTGGCGATCTCGCTCGGCATGGCGCTCTCCGCCTGCGGGACGATGACCGCCGGCGAGAACAACATGACGCTTTACAGCCAGAACCAGCCGGTGGTCGAAAGGTCGAACTTCGCGCTCGATCTTGCCACCAGCGGTGCCGGCCTCAGCGTTCCCGAACAGGCCCGCCTGGCGGACTGGTTCGAAACTCTCGACCTTGGCTACGGAGACCGCGTGGCGGTGGACGATCCGGTCGGCAGCCCGGCGACCCGCAACGCCGTGGCCGCAGTGGCCAGCCGTTTCGGCATCCTGCTGGCCGATACCGCGCCGGTGACCGAAGGTTACGTCAACCCCGGCAACGTGCGCGTGGTGGTGACGCGGTCGATGGCCCATGTGCCCGGCTGCCCGATCTGGGACGACGAATACGGCTTCGAGCGCGGCAACCAGACATCGTCCGGCTACGGCTGCGCGGTCAACACCAACATCGCCGCGATGGTCGCCAACCCGGAGGACCTGCTGGAAGGCCAGCACGGCACCGGCGAGACGGTCATCATGACGTCTAACCGCGCGATCAACGCCTACCGCAACGCAGCGCCTACCGGCGGCGGTGGCACTACGCTGCCCGAAGTTTCTTCCGAAGGGAATTGA
- a CDS encoding type II and III secretion system protein family protein, translating to MSSSLLKTVLSAAVALAPLAMLPAAAPAQAQSIAPAQDLVLSIGRGELVTVPGNMADIFIANESVADVQVKSQRQLYIFGLSGGETTIYASNAAGDIIWSANVRVGSNIDSVDQMLILAMPDANISVATMGSNTVLLTGTVGAPEDAAEVERLVQAFVGEETNVIARLRMATPLQVMLRVRFAEVSRSLVRNISSNFATIDSTDGFQFGLSQGRPPAVFSPGRPLATGPDSITTTIPNPNFNPGLPISDGNPPRIPADGSAVTGANLGSTLGLFGEFLGLNIGAALDLGERRGLVTTLSEPTLVALSGETAEFLAGGEFPIPLSQGLGTTTVQYKNYGVSLAYSPIVLSNGRISLRVRPEVSELSTQGSVVLNGFQIPALTIRRAETSVELGSGESFMIAGLLQNNSQNVVDQLPGVGDLPIVGNLFRSSEFRRGETELVIVVTPYLVQPVNDRDIMLPTDGYGVPASGEQYLLGRETAGQTGARRPMPRAVNQAPAGPAVSVSEQGGAPLAGGETPEGAPARTAAVALPGFSFENGE from the coding sequence ATGTCCAGCAGTCTTCTGAAGACCGTACTGAGTGCCGCCGTCGCACTCGCGCCGCTGGCGATGCTGCCGGCCGCCGCTCCGGCCCAGGCCCAGTCCATCGCTCCGGCCCAGGATCTCGTCCTGTCGATCGGGCGCGGCGAACTGGTGACGGTGCCCGGCAACATGGCCGACATCTTCATCGCCAACGAATCCGTCGCCGACGTGCAGGTGAAGTCGCAGCGCCAGCTGTACATCTTCGGCCTGTCGGGTGGCGAGACCACGATTTACGCCAGCAACGCGGCAGGCGACATCATCTGGTCGGCCAACGTGCGTGTGGGATCGAACATCGACAGCGTCGACCAGATGCTCATCCTGGCGATGCCCGATGCCAACATCTCGGTCGCGACCATGGGATCGAACACCGTGCTGCTGACCGGCACCGTGGGCGCGCCGGAAGATGCCGCGGAAGTCGAGCGCCTGGTGCAAGCCTTCGTCGGCGAGGAAACCAATGTCATCGCGCGCCTGCGGATGGCGACCCCGCTGCAGGTGATGCTGCGGGTGCGCTTTGCCGAAGTGAGCCGGTCGCTGGTCCGCAATATCTCGTCCAACTTCGCCACCATCGATTCCACCGACGGCTTCCAGTTCGGGCTTTCCCAGGGCCGTCCGCCCGCCGTGTTCAGCCCGGGCCGGCCGCTCGCCACGGGCCCGGATTCCATCACGACGACGATCCCCAACCCCAACTTCAACCCCGGCCTGCCGATTTCCGACGGCAACCCGCCGCGCATCCCGGCCGATGGTTCGGCCGTTACCGGGGCCAACCTTGGCAGCACGCTGGGCCTGTTCGGCGAATTCCTCGGCCTCAACATCGGTGCCGCGCTGGACCTTGGCGAACGCCGCGGCCTGGTAACGACGCTGTCGGAACCGACGCTGGTGGCCCTTTCGGGCGAAACCGCCGAGTTCCTTGCCGGCGGCGAGTTCCCGATCCCGCTGAGCCAGGGCCTGGGCACCACCACGGTGCAGTACAAGAACTACGGCGTCAGCCTCGCCTACTCGCCGATCGTGCTTTCCAACGGCCGCATCTCGCTGCGGGTCCGCCCGGAGGTGTCCGAGCTGTCGACGCAAGGCTCCGTGGTGCTCAACGGGTTCCAGATCCCGGCGCTCACCATCCGCCGCGCGGAAACCTCGGTCGAGCTGGGCTCGGGCGAAAGCTTCATGATCGCCGGCCTGCTGCAGAACAATTCGCAGAACGTCGTCGATCAGCTGCCCGGCGTGGGCGACCTGCCGATCGTGGGCAACCTGTTCCGTTCCAGCGAGTTCCGCCGCGGCGAGACCGAGCTGGTAATCGTGGTCACCCCCTACCTGGTGCAGCCGGTCAACGACCGTGACATCATGCTGCCGACCGACGGCTACGGCGTTCCCGCATCGGGCGAACAGTACCTGCTCGGCCGCGAGACCGCCGGCCAGACGGGTGCCCGCCGCCCCATGCCGCGCGCGGTCAACCAGGCACCCGCCGGCCCCGCGGTCAGCGTCAGCGAACAGGGCGGCGCCCCGCTTGCCGGCGGCGAAACCCCCGAAGGTGCCCCTGCCCGCACTGCCGCGGTGGCGTTGCCCGGCTTCAGCTTCGAGAACGGAGAGTAA
- a CDS encoding SDR family NAD(P)-dependent oxidoreductase translates to MIIDHTTSAVVTGGASGLGEATARALAGKGAKVAVFDMNEERGEAIAAEIGGVFCKVDVSDEASVEAGFTRARAAHGQERVLVNCAGIAPVGKLVKRDRETGAISHHSVDLFRKTMAINLVGSFICMAKSAAGMMTLDPVGEYGERGAIVNTASVAAEDGQIGQVAYASSKAAVKGMTLPVARDLMGEGIRVNAILPGIFRTPMLAGLPEKAQAGLAEAVPFPKRLGDPAEYASLVCFMVETGYFNGECVRLDGAIRMPPK, encoded by the coding sequence ATGATTATCGACCACACCACCTCCGCCGTCGTCACCGGCGGTGCCTCCGGCCTCGGCGAGGCGACTGCCCGCGCTCTGGCCGGCAAAGGGGCAAAGGTCGCCGTGTTCGACATGAACGAGGAGCGCGGCGAAGCCATCGCGGCCGAAATCGGCGGCGTGTTCTGCAAGGTGGACGTCTCGGACGAGGCGTCGGTCGAGGCAGGTTTCACTCGCGCGCGCGCCGCCCATGGGCAGGAACGCGTGCTGGTCAATTGCGCTGGCATCGCCCCCGTCGGCAAGCTGGTGAAACGGGACCGCGAAACCGGCGCAATCAGCCACCACTCGGTCGATCTGTTCCGCAAGACCATGGCCATCAATCTCGTCGGCAGCTTCATCTGCATGGCCAAGTCGGCAGCGGGCATGATGACCCTCGATCCTGTCGGCGAGTACGGCGAGCGCGGGGCCATCGTGAACACCGCCTCGGTCGCCGCGGAGGATGGGCAGATCGGCCAGGTTGCCTATGCCAGTTCAAAAGCCGCGGTAAAGGGAATGACCCTGCCCGTCGCGCGCGATCTGATGGGCGAGGGTATCCGCGTCAACGCTATCCTGCCCGGCATCTTCCGCACGCCGATGCTGGCCGGGCTGCCCGAAAAGGCGCAGGCTGGGCTGGCAGAGGCAGTGCCCTTTCCCAAGCGGCTCGGCGATCCGGCGGAATATGCCAGCCTCGTGTGCTTCATGGTGGAGACGGGGTACTTCAACGGCGAATGCGTGCGCCTCGACGGCGCGATCCGCATGCCGCCGAAATAG
- the mtnP gene encoding S-methyl-5'-thioadenosine phosphorylase, producing the protein MASTGEFHIGVIGGSGLYDPGALDDAQEIAVSSAFGEASGPVVTGRMGGRRFTFIARHGQGHRLSPSHVNYRANIDVLKRCGVTDVLAVSAIGSLREEYAPGDFVVVDQLIDRTAGVRERSFFGEGIVAHVPLADPVCPRLSAFAAAAADRAGARVHRGATYVAIEGPQFSTRAESLLYREWGAHVIGMTAMPEARLAREAELPYALVGMVTDYDCWRDAGADVDVAQILQTMAANADTARAMLAELGAASPAHRDASPIDRVLDTAIVTARDHWPVDAMARLDAVAGRLTGFFGQPQE; encoded by the coding sequence GTGGCAAGCACGGGCGAATTTCACATCGGGGTGATCGGCGGGTCTGGCCTGTACGATCCCGGCGCGCTGGACGATGCGCAGGAAATCGCCGTCAGCAGCGCCTTTGGCGAGGCGTCGGGTCCGGTCGTGACCGGCCGGATGGGTGGCCGGCGCTTTACCTTTATCGCCCGCCACGGTCAGGGTCATCGGCTCTCGCCAAGCCATGTCAATTATCGCGCCAACATCGATGTTCTGAAACGCTGCGGCGTTACCGACGTGCTGGCGGTTTCTGCCATTGGCAGTCTGCGGGAAGAGTATGCGCCCGGCGATTTCGTGGTGGTCGATCAGCTGATCGATCGCACCGCGGGGGTGCGGGAACGCAGCTTCTTTGGCGAAGGGATCGTCGCGCACGTCCCGCTGGCTGATCCCGTCTGCCCCCGGCTTTCCGCCTTCGCGGCGGCGGCGGCGGACAGGGCGGGTGCCAGGGTCCATAGAGGCGCGACCTACGTCGCCATCGAGGGGCCGCAGTTTTCCACGCGGGCCGAAAGCCTCCTCTATCGCGAATGGGGCGCGCACGTCATCGGCATGACCGCCATGCCAGAGGCGCGCCTCGCCCGCGAAGCGGAGCTTCCCTATGCCCTGGTCGGCATGGTGACCGATTACGATTGCTGGCGTGATGCCGGTGCGGACGTGGACGTGGCGCAGATACTGCAGACCATGGCCGCCAATGCCGACACCGCCCGCGCGATGCTTGCCGAACTGGGCGCCGCCTCGCCCGCCCATCGTGACGCCAGCCCCATCGACAGGGTGCTCGACACTGCCATCGTGACGGCGCGCGATCACTGGCCGGTCGATGCAATGGCACGGCTCGACGCGGTGGCCGGCAGGCTGACCGGATTTTTCGGACAGCCGCAAGAATAG